In Strix uralensis isolate ZFMK-TIS-50842 chromosome 26, bStrUra1, whole genome shotgun sequence, a genomic segment contains:
- the BUD13 gene encoding BUD13 homolog isoform X2, which translates to MMAAPGLSKAEYLRRYLSGPAEPAQPRRRRKKKPPGGAGRAGMRIVDDDVSWNSIAAAQEKEEEEEDEGDLPVVAEFIDERPDEVKLMEQFRTNAKWKLLGDQNEDSQSSDVSVPARSTVRRQRHDSPDLSPPRRKRHDSPDMSPPRRQRHDSPDPSPPRLKYNVFSDLSPPRRKRHDSPDLSPPRRQRHDSPDPSPLRLKYDVFPDLSPPRRKRHDSPDLSPPRRQRHDSPDLSPLRLKYDVSPDLSPPRRKRHDSPDLSPPRRQRHDSPDVAPKRVSSAMGKKGCKTTDKLLSGRGQGEPSQLRHSTSDKSSSRQKHQATSDLSPQQKRRYDSDPDLSPPGRKSTGSPSLKKQSRTRGASPAMKKLRPVPSPTRCLRHSSKSPSPRRGTRNASEAERGQGPVRSDALKRAPLKRNQSKSSDSDLSSPQRALPAGRDQRGSPDLSPPHHRDAQGSPKKARTMFSGVKAGLVSADVLRREQEELRRHERNNKHLEEESRHCETVFRDKLGRKRNLTQEWLEQRQKAEAKTERDEQYAKWGKGLAQGRQQQQNVEDAIKEMQKPLARYIDDQDLDRMLREQEREGDPMADFIKRRKAKENKEKKERPRYNGPAPPLNRFNIWPGHRWDGVDRSNGFEQQRFARIANKKAVQELAYKWSVEDM; encoded by the exons ATGATGGCGGCGCCGGGGCTCTCCAAGGCCGAGTACCTGCGGCGGTACCTGAGCGGCCCGGCCgagcccgcccagccccgccgccgccgcaagAAGAAGCCTCCGGGCGGCGCCGGCAGAGCCGG GATGCGGATCGTGGACGACGATGTCAGCTGGAACAGCATTGCTGCGGcccaggagaaggaggaggaggaggaggacgaggggGACCTGCCTGTG GTGGCAGAATTCATTGATGAGCGTCCAGATGAAGTGAAGCTCATGGAGCAATTCCGAACAAATGCTAAATGGAAACTGTTAGGAG acCAGAATGAAGACTCGCAAAGCTCAGATGTTTCAGTACCCGCCAGATCTACCGTGAG GCGCCAACGCCACGACTCCCCGGACCTCTCCCCACCGAGAAGGAAGCGCCACGACTCGCCAGACATGTCGCCTCCCAGGCGCCAGCGCCATGACTCCCCCGACCCCTCACCACCAAGATTGAAGTACAATGTCTTCTCTGACCTGTCTCCCCCAAGACGGAAGCGCCACGACTCCCCCGACCTGTCTCCTCCCAGGCGCCAGCGCCACGACTCCCCCGACCCATCACCACTGAGGTTGAAGTACGATGTCTTCCCTGACCTCTCTCCCCCAAGACGGAAGCGTCACGACTCCCCTGACTTGTCACCTCCCAGGCGCCAACGCCACGACTCCCCCGACCTGTCACCACTGAGGTTGAAGTACGATGTCTCCCCCGACCTCTCTCCCCCAAGACGGAAGCGCCACGACTCACCCGACCTGTCTCCTCCCAGGCGCCAGCGCCACGACTCCCCTGATGTCGCTCCAAAGAGAGTCAGTTCAGCGATGGGGAAAAAGGGCTGCAAAACCACAGACAAGTTGCTGTCAGGGAGAGGCCAAGGAGAGCCGTCTCAGCTCAGACACAGCACCTCTGACAAGTCCTCGTCACGTCAGAAGCATCAGGCTACTTCAGATCTGTCCCCTCAACAGAAGAGGAGGTACGATTCTGACCCGGATTTGTCACCGCCTGGGAGAAAGAGCACTGGGTCACCTAGTCTGAAGAAGCAGAGCAGAACACGAG GTGCTTCTCCAGCCATGAAAAAGCTGAGGCCCGTGCCCTCGCCCACGAGGTGCCTGAGGCACAGCTCCAAGTCCCCGTCCCCGCGGAGGGGTACCCGGAATGCCTCCGAGGCTGAGCGCGGGCAGGGCCCTGTACGCAGCGATGCCCTGAAGCGTGCTCCTCTCAAACGGAACCAGAGCAAATCCTCAGACTCGGATTTATCCTCTCCGCAACGGGCTCTGCCAGCCGGAAGGGATCAGCGCGGTTCCCCCGACCTCTCGCCTCCTCACCACCGCGACGCTCAGGGATCGCCCAAGAAG GCGAGGACGATGTTTTCTGGGGTCAAAGCTGGCTTGGTGTCAGCTGACGTGCTGCGCAGGGAACAGGAGGAGCTCAGGAGGCACGAGAGAAATAACAAGCACTTGGAAG AGGAATCCCGGCACTGTGAGACCGTCTTCCGAGACAAGTTGGGCCGCAAGAGAAACCTCACGCAGGAGTggctggagcagaggcagaaagctGAAGCCAAGACCGAGAGGGACGAGCAGTACGCCAAATGGGGGAAAGG GCTGGCacaggggaggcagcagcagcagaacgtGGAAGATGCGATAAAAGAGATGCAGAAGCCCTTGGCCCGTTACATCGATGACCAGGACCTGGATCGAATGCTGCgggagcaagagagagaaggagacCCCATGGCTGACTTCATCAAGAGAAGGAAGGCCAAagagaacaaggaaaagaaag AGAGACCGAGGTACAACGGACCAGCCCCTCCCCTCAACAGATTTAATATATGGCCTGGGCATCGCTGGGACGGAGTGGACAG GTCCAACGGCTTCGAGCAGCAGCGCTTCGCCAGGATCGCCAACAAGAAGGCGGTTCAGGAGCTGGCCTACAAGTGGAGCGTCGAGGACATGTAG
- the BUD13 gene encoding BUD13 homolog isoform X1 — MMAAPGLSKAEYLRRYLSGPAEPAQPRRRRKKKPPGGAGRAGMRIVDDDVSWNSIAAAQEKEEEEEDEGDLPVVAEFIDERPDEVKLMEQFRTNAKWKLLGDQNEDSQSSDVSVPARSTVRRQRHDSPDKWSPRQQHHDSPDLSPPRRERNNSHNLLPPRRQRHDSPDLSPPRRKRHDSPDMSPPRRQRHDSPDPSPPRLKYNVFSDLSPPRRKRHDSPDLSPPRRQRHDSPDPSPLRLKYDVFPDLSPPRRKRHDSPDLSPPRRQRHDSPDLSPLRLKYDVSPDLSPPRRKRHDSPDLSPPRRQRHDSPDVAPKRVSSAMGKKGCKTTDKLLSGRGQGEPSQLRHSTSDKSSSRQKHQATSDLSPQQKRRYDSDPDLSPPGRKSTGSPSLKKQSRTRGASPAMKKLRPVPSPTRCLRHSSKSPSPRRGTRNASEAERGQGPVRSDALKRAPLKRNQSKSSDSDLSSPQRALPAGRDQRGSPDLSPPHHRDAQGSPKKARTMFSGVKAGLVSADVLRREQEELRRHERNNKHLEEESRHCETVFRDKLGRKRNLTQEWLEQRQKAEAKTERDEQYAKWGKGLAQGRQQQQNVEDAIKEMQKPLARYIDDQDLDRMLREQEREGDPMADFIKRRKAKENKEKKERPRYNGPAPPLNRFNIWPGHRWDGVDRSNGFEQQRFARIANKKAVQELAYKWSVEDM, encoded by the exons ATGATGGCGGCGCCGGGGCTCTCCAAGGCCGAGTACCTGCGGCGGTACCTGAGCGGCCCGGCCgagcccgcccagccccgccgccgccgcaagAAGAAGCCTCCGGGCGGCGCCGGCAGAGCCGG GATGCGGATCGTGGACGACGATGTCAGCTGGAACAGCATTGCTGCGGcccaggagaaggaggaggaggaggaggacgaggggGACCTGCCTGTG GTGGCAGAATTCATTGATGAGCGTCCAGATGAAGTGAAGCTCATGGAGCAATTCCGAACAAATGCTAAATGGAAACTGTTAGGAG acCAGAATGAAGACTCGCAAAGCTCAGATGTTTCAGTACCCGCCAGATCTACCGTGAG gcGCCAGCGCCACGACTCCCCGGACAAATGGTCTCCAAGGCAACAGCATCACGACTCCCCAGATCTGTCCCCTCCCAGGCGCGAGAGAAACAATTCCCACAACCTCTTGCCTCCCAGGCGCCAACGCCACGACTCCCCGGACCTCTCCCCACCGAGAAGGAAGCGCCACGACTCGCCAGACATGTCGCCTCCCAGGCGCCAGCGCCATGACTCCCCCGACCCCTCACCACCAAGATTGAAGTACAATGTCTTCTCTGACCTGTCTCCCCCAAGACGGAAGCGCCACGACTCCCCCGACCTGTCTCCTCCCAGGCGCCAGCGCCACGACTCCCCCGACCCATCACCACTGAGGTTGAAGTACGATGTCTTCCCTGACCTCTCTCCCCCAAGACGGAAGCGTCACGACTCCCCTGACTTGTCACCTCCCAGGCGCCAACGCCACGACTCCCCCGACCTGTCACCACTGAGGTTGAAGTACGATGTCTCCCCCGACCTCTCTCCCCCAAGACGGAAGCGCCACGACTCACCCGACCTGTCTCCTCCCAGGCGCCAGCGCCACGACTCCCCTGATGTCGCTCCAAAGAGAGTCAGTTCAGCGATGGGGAAAAAGGGCTGCAAAACCACAGACAAGTTGCTGTCAGGGAGAGGCCAAGGAGAGCCGTCTCAGCTCAGACACAGCACCTCTGACAAGTCCTCGTCACGTCAGAAGCATCAGGCTACTTCAGATCTGTCCCCTCAACAGAAGAGGAGGTACGATTCTGACCCGGATTTGTCACCGCCTGGGAGAAAGAGCACTGGGTCACCTAGTCTGAAGAAGCAGAGCAGAACACGAG GTGCTTCTCCAGCCATGAAAAAGCTGAGGCCCGTGCCCTCGCCCACGAGGTGCCTGAGGCACAGCTCCAAGTCCCCGTCCCCGCGGAGGGGTACCCGGAATGCCTCCGAGGCTGAGCGCGGGCAGGGCCCTGTACGCAGCGATGCCCTGAAGCGTGCTCCTCTCAAACGGAACCAGAGCAAATCCTCAGACTCGGATTTATCCTCTCCGCAACGGGCTCTGCCAGCCGGAAGGGATCAGCGCGGTTCCCCCGACCTCTCGCCTCCTCACCACCGCGACGCTCAGGGATCGCCCAAGAAG GCGAGGACGATGTTTTCTGGGGTCAAAGCTGGCTTGGTGTCAGCTGACGTGCTGCGCAGGGAACAGGAGGAGCTCAGGAGGCACGAGAGAAATAACAAGCACTTGGAAG AGGAATCCCGGCACTGTGAGACCGTCTTCCGAGACAAGTTGGGCCGCAAGAGAAACCTCACGCAGGAGTggctggagcagaggcagaaagctGAAGCCAAGACCGAGAGGGACGAGCAGTACGCCAAATGGGGGAAAGG GCTGGCacaggggaggcagcagcagcagaacgtGGAAGATGCGATAAAAGAGATGCAGAAGCCCTTGGCCCGTTACATCGATGACCAGGACCTGGATCGAATGCTGCgggagcaagagagagaaggagacCCCATGGCTGACTTCATCAAGAGAAGGAAGGCCAAagagaacaaggaaaagaaag AGAGACCGAGGTACAACGGACCAGCCCCTCCCCTCAACAGATTTAATATATGGCCTGGGCATCGCTGGGACGGAGTGGACAG GTCCAACGGCTTCGAGCAGCAGCGCTTCGCCAGGATCGCCAACAAGAAGGCGGTTCAGGAGCTGGCCTACAAGTGGAGCGTCGAGGACATGTAG
- the BUD13 gene encoding BUD13 homolog isoform X3, which yields MEQFRTNAKWKLLGDQNEDSQSSDVSVPARSTVRRQRHDSPDKWSPRQQHHDSPDLSPPRRERNNSHNLLPPRRQRHDSPDLSPPRRKRHDSPDMSPPRRQRHDSPDPSPPRLKYNVFSDLSPPRRKRHDSPDLSPPRRQRHDSPDPSPLRLKYDVFPDLSPPRRKRHDSPDLSPPRRQRHDSPDLSPLRLKYDVSPDLSPPRRKRHDSPDLSPPRRQRHDSPDVAPKRVSSAMGKKGCKTTDKLLSGRGQGEPSQLRHSTSDKSSSRQKHQATSDLSPQQKRRYDSDPDLSPPGRKSTGSPSLKKQSRTRGASPAMKKLRPVPSPTRCLRHSSKSPSPRRGTRNASEAERGQGPVRSDALKRAPLKRNQSKSSDSDLSSPQRALPAGRDQRGSPDLSPPHHRDAQGSPKKARTMFSGVKAGLVSADVLRREQEELRRHERNNKHLEEESRHCETVFRDKLGRKRNLTQEWLEQRQKAEAKTERDEQYAKWGKGLAQGRQQQQNVEDAIKEMQKPLARYIDDQDLDRMLREQEREGDPMADFIKRRKAKENKEKKERPRYNGPAPPLNRFNIWPGHRWDGVDRSNGFEQQRFARIANKKAVQELAYKWSVEDM from the exons ATGGAGCAATTCCGAACAAATGCTAAATGGAAACTGTTAGGAG acCAGAATGAAGACTCGCAAAGCTCAGATGTTTCAGTACCCGCCAGATCTACCGTGAG gcGCCAGCGCCACGACTCCCCGGACAAATGGTCTCCAAGGCAACAGCATCACGACTCCCCAGATCTGTCCCCTCCCAGGCGCGAGAGAAACAATTCCCACAACCTCTTGCCTCCCAGGCGCCAACGCCACGACTCCCCGGACCTCTCCCCACCGAGAAGGAAGCGCCACGACTCGCCAGACATGTCGCCTCCCAGGCGCCAGCGCCATGACTCCCCCGACCCCTCACCACCAAGATTGAAGTACAATGTCTTCTCTGACCTGTCTCCCCCAAGACGGAAGCGCCACGACTCCCCCGACCTGTCTCCTCCCAGGCGCCAGCGCCACGACTCCCCCGACCCATCACCACTGAGGTTGAAGTACGATGTCTTCCCTGACCTCTCTCCCCCAAGACGGAAGCGTCACGACTCCCCTGACTTGTCACCTCCCAGGCGCCAACGCCACGACTCCCCCGACCTGTCACCACTGAGGTTGAAGTACGATGTCTCCCCCGACCTCTCTCCCCCAAGACGGAAGCGCCACGACTCACCCGACCTGTCTCCTCCCAGGCGCCAGCGCCACGACTCCCCTGATGTCGCTCCAAAGAGAGTCAGTTCAGCGATGGGGAAAAAGGGCTGCAAAACCACAGACAAGTTGCTGTCAGGGAGAGGCCAAGGAGAGCCGTCTCAGCTCAGACACAGCACCTCTGACAAGTCCTCGTCACGTCAGAAGCATCAGGCTACTTCAGATCTGTCCCCTCAACAGAAGAGGAGGTACGATTCTGACCCGGATTTGTCACCGCCTGGGAGAAAGAGCACTGGGTCACCTAGTCTGAAGAAGCAGAGCAGAACACGAG GTGCTTCTCCAGCCATGAAAAAGCTGAGGCCCGTGCCCTCGCCCACGAGGTGCCTGAGGCACAGCTCCAAGTCCCCGTCCCCGCGGAGGGGTACCCGGAATGCCTCCGAGGCTGAGCGCGGGCAGGGCCCTGTACGCAGCGATGCCCTGAAGCGTGCTCCTCTCAAACGGAACCAGAGCAAATCCTCAGACTCGGATTTATCCTCTCCGCAACGGGCTCTGCCAGCCGGAAGGGATCAGCGCGGTTCCCCCGACCTCTCGCCTCCTCACCACCGCGACGCTCAGGGATCGCCCAAGAAG GCGAGGACGATGTTTTCTGGGGTCAAAGCTGGCTTGGTGTCAGCTGACGTGCTGCGCAGGGAACAGGAGGAGCTCAGGAGGCACGAGAGAAATAACAAGCACTTGGAAG AGGAATCCCGGCACTGTGAGACCGTCTTCCGAGACAAGTTGGGCCGCAAGAGAAACCTCACGCAGGAGTggctggagcagaggcagaaagctGAAGCCAAGACCGAGAGGGACGAGCAGTACGCCAAATGGGGGAAAGG GCTGGCacaggggaggcagcagcagcagaacgtGGAAGATGCGATAAAAGAGATGCAGAAGCCCTTGGCCCGTTACATCGATGACCAGGACCTGGATCGAATGCTGCgggagcaagagagagaaggagacCCCATGGCTGACTTCATCAAGAGAAGGAAGGCCAAagagaacaaggaaaagaaag AGAGACCGAGGTACAACGGACCAGCCCCTCCCCTCAACAGATTTAATATATGGCCTGGGCATCGCTGGGACGGAGTGGACAG GTCCAACGGCTTCGAGCAGCAGCGCTTCGCCAGGATCGCCAACAAGAAGGCGGTTCAGGAGCTGGCCTACAAGTGGAGCGTCGAGGACATGTAG
- the ZPR1 gene encoding zinc finger protein ZPR1 isoform X2, translating to MNREVVKTDCATTRIPELDFEIPAFTQKGVLTTIEGIIDRAVVGLEQDQPLRRATDQEVASKIDEFIGKLKQLKEVHSPFTFILDDPSGNSFVENPHAPQKDDALVVTRYRRTPQQAAALGLEGEEPDEKPVDSAEDLRNEVLQFNTNCPECNAPADTNMKLVQIPHFKEVIIMATNCDACGHRTNEVKSGGAIEPHGTRITLRITDPSDMTRDILKSETCSVEIPELEFELGMGALGGKFTTLEGLLKDIRELVERNPFTLGDSSVPSRTGKLQEFIGKLQEIIEGKTEAHFIMDDPAGNSYLQNVYAPEEDPELKVERYQRTFEQNEDLGLNDMKTEGYESEGAAGR from the exons ATGAACAGGGAGGTGGTGAAGACCGACTGTGCCACGACTCGCATTCCAGAGCTGGACTTTGAGATCCCCGCTTTCACCCAGAAGGGAG ttCTCACCACCATTGAAGGGATCATTGACAGAGCGGTCGTGGGCCTGGAGCAGGACCAGCCCCTCCGCAGG GCGACGGACCAAGAGGTGGCAAGTAAAATAGATGAGTTCATTGGGAAActaaagcagctgaaagaagtgCATTCCCCCTTCACCTTT ATCCTTGACGACCCTTCCGGGAACAGCTTTGTGGAGAACCCGCACGCGCCGCAGAAGGATGATGCTCTTGTGGTCACCCGCTACCGGAGGACGCCCCAGCAGGCTGCCGCGCTGGGACTGGAG ggagaggagccgGACGAGAAGCCGGTGGATTCTGCAGAGGACCTGAGGAATGAG GTACTGCAGTTCAACACCAACTGCCCCGAGTGCAACGCTCCAGCTGACACGAATATGAAGTTAGTGC AAATCCCTCACTTCAAAGAGGTGATTATCATGGCCACAAACTGCGACGCCTGTGGGCACAGGACAAATGAA GTGAAATCCGGAGGAGCGATCGAACCGCACGGCACCAGGATTACCCTTCGGATCACGGACCCTTCTGACATGACGAGGGATATCCTGAAG TCGGAGACGTGCAGCGTGGAGATCCCCGAGCTGGAGTTCGAGCTGGGGATGGGAGCGCTGGGGGGGAAGTTCACCACGCTGGAGGGGCTGCTGAAGGACATCCGAGAGCTG GTCGAGAGAAACCCCTTCACCCTGGGGGACAGCTCTGTGCCCAGCAGAACGGGAAAGCTGCAGGAGTTCATTGGGAAACTGCAAGAG ATCATAGAGGGAAAGACAGAGGCTCACTTCATCATGGATGACCCTGCAGGCAACAGCTATCTTCAG AACGTGTACGCCCCGGAGGAGGACCCGGAGCTCAAAGTGGAGCGCTACCAGCGTACGTTTGAGCAGAACGAAGACCTGGGCCTGAACGACATGAAGACGGAGGGCTACGAGTCCGAGGGAGCCGCGGGCCGGTAG
- the ZPR1 gene encoding zinc finger protein ZPR1 isoform X1: MSALGAVEAAGGSLFRPLSAEDGEQRPAEIESLCMSCFRNGVTRLLLTRIPFFKEIIVSSFACDSCSWSNTEIHSAGRIQEQGVRYTLAVVSRQDMNREVVKTDCATTRIPELDFEIPAFTQKGVLTTIEGIIDRAVVGLEQDQPLRRATDQEVASKIDEFIGKLKQLKEVHSPFTFILDDPSGNSFVENPHAPQKDDALVVTRYRRTPQQAAALGLEGEEPDEKPVDSAEDLRNEVLQFNTNCPECNAPADTNMKLVQIPHFKEVIIMATNCDACGHRTNEVKSGGAIEPHGTRITLRITDPSDMTRDILKSETCSVEIPELEFELGMGALGGKFTTLEGLLKDIRELVERNPFTLGDSSVPSRTGKLQEFIGKLQEIIEGKTEAHFIMDDPAGNSYLQNVYAPEEDPELKVERYQRTFEQNEDLGLNDMKTEGYESEGAAGR, encoded by the exons ATGTCGGCGCTGGGGGCGGTGGAGGCGGCGGGGGGTTCCCTGTTCCGGCCTCTCAGCGCCGAGGACGGGGAGCAGCGCCCGGCCGAGATCGAGTCCCTGTGCATGAGCTGCTTCCGCAAC GGGGTGACGCGGCTCCTGCTCACCAGGATCCCCTTCTTCAAAGAGATCATCGTCAGCTCCTTCGCCTGCGACAGCTGCTCCTGGTCCAACACGGAGATCCACTCCGCGGGCAGGATCCAGGAGCAGGGCGTGCGCTACACCCTGGCTGTCGTCTCCCGGCAG GACATGAACAGGGAGGTGGTGAAGACCGACTGTGCCACGACTCGCATTCCAGAGCTGGACTTTGAGATCCCCGCTTTCACCCAGAAGGGAG ttCTCACCACCATTGAAGGGATCATTGACAGAGCGGTCGTGGGCCTGGAGCAGGACCAGCCCCTCCGCAGG GCGACGGACCAAGAGGTGGCAAGTAAAATAGATGAGTTCATTGGGAAActaaagcagctgaaagaagtgCATTCCCCCTTCACCTTT ATCCTTGACGACCCTTCCGGGAACAGCTTTGTGGAGAACCCGCACGCGCCGCAGAAGGATGATGCTCTTGTGGTCACCCGCTACCGGAGGACGCCCCAGCAGGCTGCCGCGCTGGGACTGGAG ggagaggagccgGACGAGAAGCCGGTGGATTCTGCAGAGGACCTGAGGAATGAG GTACTGCAGTTCAACACCAACTGCCCCGAGTGCAACGCTCCAGCTGACACGAATATGAAGTTAGTGC AAATCCCTCACTTCAAAGAGGTGATTATCATGGCCACAAACTGCGACGCCTGTGGGCACAGGACAAATGAA GTGAAATCCGGAGGAGCGATCGAACCGCACGGCACCAGGATTACCCTTCGGATCACGGACCCTTCTGACATGACGAGGGATATCCTGAAG TCGGAGACGTGCAGCGTGGAGATCCCCGAGCTGGAGTTCGAGCTGGGGATGGGAGCGCTGGGGGGGAAGTTCACCACGCTGGAGGGGCTGCTGAAGGACATCCGAGAGCTG GTCGAGAGAAACCCCTTCACCCTGGGGGACAGCTCTGTGCCCAGCAGAACGGGAAAGCTGCAGGAGTTCATTGGGAAACTGCAAGAG ATCATAGAGGGAAAGACAGAGGCTCACTTCATCATGGATGACCCTGCAGGCAACAGCTATCTTCAG AACGTGTACGCCCCGGAGGAGGACCCGGAGCTCAAAGTGGAGCGCTACCAGCGTACGTTTGAGCAGAACGAAGACCTGGGCCTGAACGACATGAAGACGGAGGGCTACGAGTCCGAGGGAGCCGCGGGCCGGTAG
- the APOA5 gene encoding apolipoprotein A-V isoform X1 — MAPKAALLLALLATLPVSPAELARSGFWGHLSQLTSDKDSPEHGQGGKLGGDVANLKGSIQDGVSYVGNFLEKLAPLNRGLQPRLDHDSDSLRKLIRKELESLRVKLAPYVDEVHHKVGKHLDDLRYRLQPFTEELLDQVSLKARELRRHLMPSREVTAQLLEGADEVQRFMAHYADKIAFHTEQVKDIFHPYADRLVTEIHRNVEELHRNVVPHAQASPEQLNQYIQELSAKLTQNARDLHQKIQRNLEQLKVKLSLYPGSLQQPPAPTDRSPAELAREVQRRVEEFRRDTYVQIQAFTRALDQETEEMRLKLSSRPSSPGDPQDGPPAVDDLRARLDALWRDLALSLSERGGEAR; from the exons ATGGCTCCGAAGGCTGCGCTGCTCCTCGCCCTCCTGGCCACCTTACCGG TGTCGCCGGCCGAGCTGGCGCGGAGCGGCTTCTGGGGGCACCTCAGCCAGCTGACGAGCGACAAGGACAGCCCGGAGCACGGCCAGGGCGGCAAGCTGGGCGGGGACGTGGC AAACCTGAAGGGAAGCATTCAGGATGGGGTCAGCTACGTGGGAAACTTCCTGGAGAAGCTGGCGCCCCTCAACAGAGGCCTCCAGCCCCGGCTGGACCACGACTCGGACAGCCTGCGCAAGCTCATCCGGAAAGAGCTGGAGAGCCTGAGGGTGAAACTGGCCCCGTACGTGGACGAGGTGCACCACAAGGTCGGGAAGCACCTGGATGATCTTCGCTACCGGCTGCAGCCGTTCACGGAGGAGCTGCTGGACCAGGTGTCCCTGAAGGCCCGGGAGCTCCGGCGGCACCTGATGCCCAGCCGGGAGGTGACAGCTCAGCTCCTGGAGGGCGCGGACGAGGTCCAGAGGTTCATGGCTCATTACGCCGACAAGATCGCGTTCCACACCGAGCAGGTGAAGGACATTTTCCACCCCTACGCGGACAGGCTGGTGACCGAGATCCACCGCAACGTGGAAGAGCTGCACAGAAACGTTGTCCCTCACGCCCAGGCCAGCCCGGAGCAGCTCAACCAGTACATCCAGGAGCTCTCCGCCAAGCTGACCCAGAACGCGAGGGACCTCCACCAGAAGATCCAGAGGAACCTGGAGCAGCTCAAGGTGAAGCTGAGCCTCTACCCCGGCAGCCTCCAGCAGCCGCCGGCCCCCACGGACCGCTCCCCGGCAGAGCTGGCCCGGGAGGTGCAGCGGCGGGTGGAGGAGTTCCGGAGGGACACGTATGTCCAGATCCAGGCCTTCACCCGGGCCCTCGACCAGGAGACGGAGGAGATGAGGCTGAAGCTCTCCTCGCGGCCCTCCTCCCCGGGGGACCCGCAGGACGGCCCGCCCGCCGTGGACGACCTGCGTGCCCGCCTCGACGCGCTCTGGAGAGACCTGGCGCTCAGCCTGAGCGAGCGGGGCGGCGAGGCCCGctga
- the APOA5 gene encoding apolipoprotein A-V isoform X2, which produces MYDLCVVTRPAVSCRNLKGSIQDGVSYVGNFLEKLAPLNRGLQPRLDHDSDSLRKLIRKELESLRVKLAPYVDEVHHKVGKHLDDLRYRLQPFTEELLDQVSLKARELRRHLMPSREVTAQLLEGADEVQRFMAHYADKIAFHTEQVKDIFHPYADRLVTEIHRNVEELHRNVVPHAQASPEQLNQYIQELSAKLTQNARDLHQKIQRNLEQLKVKLSLYPGSLQQPPAPTDRSPAELAREVQRRVEEFRRDTYVQIQAFTRALDQETEEMRLKLSSRPSSPGDPQDGPPAVDDLRARLDALWRDLALSLSERGGEAR; this is translated from the exons atgtatgatttgtgtgtag taactAGACCCGCTGTCTCGTGCAGAAACCTGAAGGGAAGCATTCAGGATGGGGTCAGCTACGTGGGAAACTTCCTGGAGAAGCTGGCGCCCCTCAACAGAGGCCTCCAGCCCCGGCTGGACCACGACTCGGACAGCCTGCGCAAGCTCATCCGGAAAGAGCTGGAGAGCCTGAGGGTGAAACTGGCCCCGTACGTGGACGAGGTGCACCACAAGGTCGGGAAGCACCTGGATGATCTTCGCTACCGGCTGCAGCCGTTCACGGAGGAGCTGCTGGACCAGGTGTCCCTGAAGGCCCGGGAGCTCCGGCGGCACCTGATGCCCAGCCGGGAGGTGACAGCTCAGCTCCTGGAGGGCGCGGACGAGGTCCAGAGGTTCATGGCTCATTACGCCGACAAGATCGCGTTCCACACCGAGCAGGTGAAGGACATTTTCCACCCCTACGCGGACAGGCTGGTGACCGAGATCCACCGCAACGTGGAAGAGCTGCACAGAAACGTTGTCCCTCACGCCCAGGCCAGCCCGGAGCAGCTCAACCAGTACATCCAGGAGCTCTCCGCCAAGCTGACCCAGAACGCGAGGGACCTCCACCAGAAGATCCAGAGGAACCTGGAGCAGCTCAAGGTGAAGCTGAGCCTCTACCCCGGCAGCCTCCAGCAGCCGCCGGCCCCCACGGACCGCTCCCCGGCAGAGCTGGCCCGGGAGGTGCAGCGGCGGGTGGAGGAGTTCCGGAGGGACACGTATGTCCAGATCCAGGCCTTCACCCGGGCCCTCGACCAGGAGACGGAGGAGATGAGGCTGAAGCTCTCCTCGCGGCCCTCCTCCCCGGGGGACCCGCAGGACGGCCCGCCCGCCGTGGACGACCTGCGTGCCCGCCTCGACGCGCTCTGGAGAGACCTGGCGCTCAGCCTGAGCGAGCGGGGCGGCGAGGCCCGctga